The Micromonospora sp. NBC_01740 genome includes a window with the following:
- a CDS encoding methyltransferase domain-containing protein, protein MVALAQNPPSAERLRAVDGFLTEAWVDQARHDDRLRDLAVEVRFDRGVAHLSGEVAGQDELRLVRDRVGRLAGVLGVWCRVRVGGRDPVVVDLGCGATKQWPGNLGLDIFPAPGVDAVADLSGSLPLADDSVDVFFAVHILEHLIDFLPLVDECHRALRPGGVLHIMSPWWRHVNAVADPTHVRLLDVQTVKGVCLQRPPGTPRWYPLHVGCDGASIFADLTPLPPDADGPTPAHLARFFD, encoded by the coding sequence ATGGTCGCGCTGGCACAGAACCCGCCCTCGGCCGAGCGGCTGCGGGCGGTCGACGGATTCCTCACCGAGGCCTGGGTCGACCAGGCCCGGCACGACGACCGGCTGCGCGACCTCGCGGTCGAGGTGCGCTTCGACCGGGGGGTGGCCCACCTGAGCGGCGAGGTCGCCGGGCAGGACGAGCTGCGCCTGGTCCGGGACCGGGTCGGCCGGCTCGCCGGGGTGCTCGGCGTCTGGTGCCGGGTACGCGTCGGCGGGCGCGACCCGGTGGTGGTCGACCTGGGCTGTGGCGCCACGAAGCAGTGGCCGGGCAATCTGGGGCTGGACATCTTCCCGGCCCCGGGGGTGGACGCGGTGGCGGACCTCTCCGGCTCGCTGCCGCTGGCCGACGACTCGGTGGACGTCTTCTTCGCGGTGCACATCCTGGAGCACCTGATCGACTTCCTGCCGCTGGTCGACGAGTGCCACCGGGCGCTCCGGCCGGGCGGCGTGCTGCACATCATGAGCCCGTGGTGGCGGCACGTGAACGCCGTCGCCGACCCGACCCACGTCCGGCTGCTCGACGTGCAGACGGTCAAGGGCGTCTGCCTCCAGCGCCCGCCGGGCACCCCGCGCTGGTATCCCCTGCACGTCGGCTGCGACGGCGCCTCGATCTTCGCCGACCTCACCCCGCTGCCCCCGGACGCGGACGGCCCCACCCCCGCCCACCTGGCCCGTTTCTTCGACTGA
- a CDS encoding amino acid permease, which yields MTTVSVLRTKPIGDVIAQSEADGENGGPGLKRRLGARDLTGFGIGIVIGTGIFTLTGIEARDSAGPGVVISFGIAGLVALLAALCYAELASSVPTAGSAYTYAYATMGEIVAWIIGWDLLLEFALGAAVVARGWSGYLAELVGLPTAWFGEEGSVVNVGAIGIVLLLGVVAIVGIRESARVTNLLVLVKVAICVFIVVAGLFFVKAANLTPFIPPAQPADGSEDGIKQPVTQALFGLEPSVFGFVGVLSAAAVVFFAYTGFEAVANLGEETKRPRRDLTLGLLGTLLISTVLYIGVSLVVVGMVPYDQIDRGAPIAAAFNAVGAEWAGILVSIAAVAGLTSVILVDLVAMGRIGFAISRDGLIPPSIAKVHPRWGTPYRISAVMTVAVALLAGFLPLSALADLVSIGALAAFVIVSIAVPVLRRKRPDLDRPFRVPFSPVLPIFSALACFYLMLNLSVETWLRFAAWMLLGVLIYFGYGYRRNRLARRSSSPDSREPASV from the coding sequence GTGACCACGGTGTCCGTGCTGCGTACCAAACCGATCGGGGACGTGATCGCGCAGAGCGAGGCCGACGGCGAGAACGGCGGGCCCGGCCTGAAGCGCCGGCTCGGCGCCCGTGACCTCACCGGCTTCGGCATCGGCATCGTGATCGGCACCGGCATCTTCACGCTCACCGGCATCGAGGCCCGCGACAGCGCGGGCCCTGGCGTGGTGATCTCGTTCGGCATCGCCGGCCTGGTCGCCCTGCTCGCCGCCCTCTGCTACGCCGAACTGGCCTCCAGCGTGCCGACCGCCGGCAGCGCCTACACCTACGCGTACGCGACCATGGGCGAGATCGTCGCCTGGATCATCGGCTGGGACCTGCTGCTGGAGTTCGCCCTCGGCGCGGCGGTGGTGGCGCGCGGCTGGTCCGGCTACCTGGCCGAACTCGTCGGCCTGCCCACCGCCTGGTTCGGCGAGGAGGGCAGCGTCGTCAACGTCGGCGCGATCGGCATCGTGCTGCTGCTCGGCGTCGTGGCGATCGTCGGCATCCGCGAGTCGGCCCGGGTGACCAACCTGCTGGTGCTGGTCAAGGTCGCCATCTGCGTCTTCATCGTGGTCGCCGGCCTGTTCTTCGTGAAGGCCGCCAACCTCACCCCGTTCATCCCGCCGGCGCAGCCCGCCGACGGCAGCGAGGACGGCATCAAGCAGCCCGTCACCCAGGCGCTCTTCGGCCTGGAGCCCTCGGTGTTCGGCTTCGTGGGCGTGCTCAGCGCCGCCGCGGTGGTCTTCTTCGCGTACACCGGCTTCGAGGCGGTCGCCAACCTCGGCGAGGAGACGAAGCGGCCCCGCCGGGACCTCACCCTCGGCCTGCTCGGCACGCTGCTGATCTCCACGGTGCTGTACATCGGCGTCTCGCTGGTCGTGGTGGGCATGGTGCCGTACGACCAGATCGACCGGGGCGCCCCGATCGCGGCGGCCTTCAACGCGGTCGGCGCCGAGTGGGCCGGCATCCTCGTCTCCATCGCCGCCGTCGCCGGCCTGACCAGCGTGATCCTGGTCGACCTCGTGGCCATGGGCCGGATCGGCTTCGCCATCAGCCGCGACGGGCTGATCCCGCCGTCGATCGCGAAGGTGCACCCGCGCTGGGGCACCCCGTACCGGATCTCGGCCGTCATGACGGTGGCGGTCGCGCTGCTCGCCGGCTTCCTGCCGCTGTCGGCCCTGGCCGACCTGGTCAGCATCGGCGCGCTCGCGGCGTTCGTGATCGTCTCGATCGCGGTGCCGGTCCTGCGCCGCAAGCGCCCGGACCTGGACCGGCCGTTCCGGGTGCCGTTCTCCCCGGTGCTGCCGATCTTCTCGGCGCTGGCCTGCTTCTACCTGATGCTGAACCTGTCGGTGGAGACCTGGCTGCGGTTCGCCGCGTGGATGCTGCTCGGCGTGCTGATCTACTTCGGCTACGGCTACCGACGCAACCGTCTCGCCCGGCGTTCCTCGTCCCCGGATTCCCGGGAACCGGCTTCCGTCTGA
- a CDS encoding glycoside hydrolase family 10 protein, whose translation MKATRLGAAGLAAALLGALVAATPASAAPDAATTAASTTTCVTDPATPKRQFRAMWISSVVNIDWPSKASQTSPDRVATQQAEYRQLLDLAERLNHNAVVVQIRPTADAFWPSPHEPWSEYLTGVRGENPGWDPLKFVVEEAHKRNLEFHAWFNPYRVSMPAPGGAGADINQLAPNHPVREHPEWTFAYPPAGVAGSRLYYNPGIPEVREFVQTAMMDAVKRYDVDGVHFDDYFYPYPSGTHQVPDDATFAAHNRGFTDKADWRRDNINLLVQEMNAKIKAEKPWVKFGVSPFGIWRNQSADPLGSDTTGSQSYDIISADTRKWVKEEWIDYIVPQLYWYMGQYPAADYTRLVPWWADVVKGTRVQLYIGQADYKSGDPAYGSFWMNPQELSNHLTLNRQYPEVLGNVHFSAVQVRANRLGATDIYAAEHYSRPALIPTMTHLPKKPLLMPVVTKAARQSDGVRLNWLQPANGVGPLGTATSYAVYRFDGTGLAGRCDFADAAHLVDTVRADAGSRTQSWVDTTAEAGKRYTYYVTALDRLANESPASPPAFVR comes from the coding sequence ATGAAGGCAACTCGGCTCGGAGCCGCCGGGCTGGCCGCCGCACTGCTCGGCGCGCTCGTCGCCGCCACCCCGGCGAGCGCGGCACCCGACGCGGCGACCACCGCCGCCTCCACCACCACCTGCGTCACCGACCCGGCCACGCCGAAGCGGCAGTTCCGGGCCATGTGGATCTCCTCGGTCGTCAACATCGACTGGCCGAGCAAGGCGTCCCAGACGTCGCCGGACCGCGTCGCCACGCAGCAGGCCGAGTACCGCCAGCTGCTCGACCTCGCCGAGCGGCTCAACCACAACGCCGTGGTCGTCCAGATCCGGCCGACCGCCGACGCGTTCTGGCCCTCGCCCCACGAGCCCTGGTCGGAGTACCTGACCGGGGTCCGCGGCGAGAACCCGGGCTGGGACCCGCTGAAGTTCGTGGTCGAGGAGGCGCACAAGCGCAACCTGGAGTTCCACGCCTGGTTCAACCCCTACCGCGTCTCCATGCCCGCCCCGGGCGGCGCCGGCGCCGACATCAACCAGCTCGCGCCCAACCACCCGGTCCGCGAGCACCCCGAGTGGACCTTCGCCTACCCGCCGGCCGGGGTCGCCGGCAGCCGGCTCTACTACAACCCCGGCATCCCCGAGGTCCGCGAGTTCGTGCAGACCGCGATGATGGACGCGGTCAAGCGGTACGACGTCGACGGCGTGCACTTCGACGACTACTTCTACCCCTACCCGAGCGGCACCCACCAGGTGCCCGACGACGCCACCTTCGCGGCGCACAACCGGGGCTTCACGGACAAGGCCGACTGGCGGCGGGACAACATCAACCTGCTGGTCCAGGAGATGAACGCCAAGATCAAGGCCGAGAAGCCGTGGGTGAAGTTCGGCGTCAGCCCGTTCGGCATCTGGCGCAACCAGTCGGCCGACCCGCTGGGCTCGGACACCACCGGCAGCCAGTCGTACGACATCATCTCCGCCGACACCCGCAAGTGGGTCAAGGAGGAGTGGATCGACTACATCGTGCCGCAGCTCTACTGGTACATGGGCCAGTACCCGGCCGCCGACTACACCCGGCTGGTGCCGTGGTGGGCGGACGTGGTCAAGGGCACCCGGGTGCAGCTCTACATCGGGCAGGCCGACTACAAGAGCGGTGACCCGGCCTACGGCTCCTTCTGGATGAACCCGCAGGAGCTGTCCAACCACCTGACGCTGAACCGGCAGTACCCGGAGGTCCTGGGCAACGTCCACTTCTCGGCCGTGCAGGTGCGGGCCAACCGGCTCGGCGCGACCGACATCTACGCCGCCGAGCACTACTCCCGCCCGGCGCTGATCCCGACCATGACGCACCTGCCGAAGAAGCCGCTGCTCATGCCGGTGGTCACCAAGGCCGCGCGGCAGTCCGACGGGGTCCGCCTGAACTGGCTCCAGCCGGCGAACGGCGTGGGCCCGCTCGGCACCGCCACGTCGTACGCGGTCTACCGCTTCGACGGGACCGGCCTGGCCGGCCGGTGCGACTTCGCCGACGCGGCGCACCTCGTCGACACGGTCCGCGCCGACGCGGGCAGCCGTACGCAGTCCTGGGTGGACACCACCGCCGAGGCCGGCAAGCGGTACACCTACTACGTGACCGCGCTCGACCGACTGGCGAACGAGAGCCCGGCCAGCCCGCCGGCCTTCGTCCGCTGA
- a CDS encoding carbohydrate ABC transporter permease yields MTTPTRAPAPAPADAPATGRAPGGALRRTALYATLVALALVFLLPLLWMVITSLKTYTGAQQIPPTWLPDPISGYGYEQILNNSANPVLRWFANSMLAATAHALLVVATASMAAYALARMRFRGRGVLFALIVGTLFIPPTSLIIPNFLIVDELNWIDTLSVVIVPGAASAFGVFFLRQFFLSLPRELEEAAVLDGANQWQIFWKVVLPLSRPALATLVVLSFLTNWNDFLWPIFVLFSPETLTLPPGLGLLQGSYVTDYPVIMAGAVLASVPVLILFVLAQRHIIQGVSRSGLKG; encoded by the coding sequence ATGACGACGCCCACACGCGCCCCCGCGCCGGCCCCCGCCGACGCCCCGGCGACCGGCCGCGCCCCGGGGGGCGCGCTGCGCCGGACCGCGCTCTACGCCACCCTGGTCGCGCTCGCCCTGGTCTTCCTGCTGCCGCTGCTGTGGATGGTCATCACCTCGCTGAAGACCTACACCGGGGCCCAGCAGATCCCGCCGACCTGGCTGCCGGACCCGATCTCCGGGTACGGCTACGAGCAGATCCTGAACAACTCGGCCAACCCCGTGCTGCGCTGGTTCGCCAACAGCATGCTGGCCGCCACCGCGCACGCGCTGCTGGTGGTGGCGACGGCCTCGATGGCCGCGTACGCCCTGGCCCGGATGCGGTTCCGCGGTCGCGGGGTGCTCTTCGCGCTGATCGTCGGGACGCTGTTCATCCCGCCGACCTCGTTGATCATCCCGAACTTCCTGATCGTCGACGAGCTGAACTGGATCGACACCCTGAGCGTGGTGATCGTCCCCGGGGCGGCGAGCGCGTTCGGGGTGTTCTTCCTGCGGCAGTTCTTCCTCTCCCTGCCCCGGGAGCTGGAGGAGGCCGCGGTGCTGGACGGGGCCAACCAGTGGCAGATCTTCTGGAAGGTGGTGCTGCCGCTGTCCAGGCCGGCGCTGGCCACGCTGGTGGTGCTGTCGTTCCTCACCAACTGGAACGACTTCCTCTGGCCGATCTTCGTGCTGTTCAGCCCGGAGACGCTCACCCTGCCGCCGGGCCTGGGCCTGCTCCAGGGCTCCTACGTCACCGACTATCCGGTGATCATGGCGGGGGCGGTGCTGGCCAGCGTGCCGGTGCTGATCCTCTTCGTGCTCGCCCAGCGGCACATCATCCAGGGCGTCTCCCGCAGCGGGCTGAAGGGATGA
- the arfA gene encoding arabinosylfuranosidase ArfA has translation MRTAQLTIDPAFAVGPADRRLFGSFVEHMGRCVYGGVYEPGHPTADPRGLRGDVLELTRELGVSVVRYPGGNFVSGYRWEDGVGPVGDRPRRLDLAWKTVETNAFGLDEFMTWAAEAGVEPMMAVNLGTRGVQEACDLLEYTNHPGETQLSDLRRKHGAEEPYGVRLWCLGNELDGPWQVGHKTADEYGRLAAETARAMKMIDPSISLVACGSSNRTMSTFASWEATVLEHTYEHVDYISAHTYYDPSDGDRASILASAVDMDNFIREVVATADHVAAKQRHRRKLKISFDEWNVWYQSRLQADLDRRGWVEAPALIEDDFTAVDAVVVGDLLITLLRHADRVGVACQAQLANVIAPIRTRTGGPAWRQSIFHPFALTARHARGTVLRTEPVGPTYETKRYGEVPVLDTVAVHDEETGELTVFAVNRGSDDLPLDIDLRGLPGLSGRSHLSLAAGDDPTATNTEAEPDRVTPRQLPDPTTDGGRCSVRLPAVSWNMLRFSPTGG, from the coding sequence TTGCGGACCGCGCAGCTCACCATCGACCCGGCCTTCGCCGTCGGACCGGCCGACCGGCGGCTCTTCGGCTCGTTCGTCGAGCACATGGGTCGCTGCGTCTACGGCGGGGTCTACGAGCCCGGGCACCCCACCGCGGACCCGCGCGGCCTGCGCGGCGACGTGCTGGAGCTGACCCGGGAACTGGGCGTCTCCGTGGTCCGCTACCCGGGCGGCAACTTCGTCTCCGGCTACCGCTGGGAGGACGGCGTCGGCCCGGTCGGTGACCGCCCCCGCCGGCTCGACCTGGCCTGGAAGACCGTCGAGACCAACGCCTTCGGGCTCGACGAGTTCATGACCTGGGCCGCCGAGGCGGGCGTCGAGCCGATGATGGCCGTCAACCTCGGCACCCGGGGCGTGCAGGAGGCCTGCGACCTGCTGGAGTACACGAACCATCCGGGCGAGACCCAGCTGTCCGACCTGCGCCGCAAGCACGGCGCCGAGGAGCCGTACGGGGTGCGGCTCTGGTGCCTGGGCAACGAGCTGGACGGCCCGTGGCAGGTCGGCCACAAGACCGCCGACGAGTACGGCCGGCTCGCCGCCGAGACCGCCCGCGCCATGAAGATGATCGACCCGTCGATCAGCCTGGTGGCCTGCGGCAGCTCCAACCGGACGATGTCCACCTTCGCCTCCTGGGAGGCGACCGTGCTGGAGCACACCTACGAGCACGTCGACTACATCTCCGCGCACACCTACTACGACCCCTCCGACGGCGACCGGGCCAGCATCCTGGCGTCCGCCGTCGACATGGACAACTTCATCCGCGAGGTCGTCGCCACGGCCGACCACGTGGCCGCCAAGCAGCGGCACCGGCGGAAGCTGAAGATCTCCTTCGACGAGTGGAACGTGTGGTACCAGTCCCGTCTCCAGGCCGACCTGGACCGGCGCGGCTGGGTGGAGGCACCGGCGCTGATCGAGGACGACTTCACCGCCGTCGACGCGGTGGTGGTCGGCGACCTGCTGATCACCCTGCTCCGGCACGCCGACCGGGTCGGGGTGGCCTGCCAGGCCCAGCTCGCCAACGTGATCGCCCCGATCCGCACCCGCACCGGCGGCCCCGCCTGGCGGCAGAGCATCTTCCACCCGTTCGCGCTGACCGCCCGGCACGCCCGCGGCACCGTGCTGCGCACCGAGCCGGTCGGCCCGACCTACGAGACGAAGCGGTACGGCGAGGTCCCGGTGCTCGACACGGTCGCCGTTCACGACGAGGAGACCGGCGAGCTGACCGTGTTCGCGGTCAACCGGGGCTCGGACGACCTCCCCCTGGACATCGACCTGCGCGGGCTGCCGGGGCTGTCCGGTAGATCCCACTTGAGCCTCGCCGCCGGGGACGACCCGACGGCGACGAACACCGAGGCCGAGCCCGACCGGGTGACGCCCCGGCAGCTGCCCGACCCCACCACCGACGGCGGCCGGTGCTCCGTGCGCCTTCCGGCCGTCTCCTGGAACATGCTGCGCTTCTCCCCCACCGGCGGCTGA
- a CDS encoding carbohydrate ABC transporter permease produces the protein MADVIEAGAARADAPPPAADAPRGGARAGRAGRATPYLFLAPYLLLFGVFGLLPILLGLWLSVHQWDFQLPNRPFVGLDNYKELFSSDSAVYGDWWQSVRATAIFTVFAVPLLVVVPLGLALLLNRSFPGRTFFRAIYFAPYVLGVAVIGLLWRFLLDANLGLVNRIAGMVGLPADTPWVTAVPWAWVSLVGVTVWWTSGFNAVIYLAGLQDIPQELYEAAKVDGASAWERFRHVTLPGLRPVLLFVITTTVLASANVFGQSFLITQGAPGTETRTVVWFIVEEGLRDNDAGRAAAMSIVFALMLAVVSIANFRLFRYRED, from the coding sequence GTGGCGGACGTGATCGAGGCGGGGGCGGCGCGTGCTGACGCGCCGCCCCCTGCGGCCGACGCCCCCCGTGGCGGCGCCCGGGCGGGCCGGGCCGGGCGGGCGACGCCGTACCTCTTCCTCGCCCCGTACCTGCTCCTGTTCGGGGTCTTCGGGCTGCTGCCGATCCTGCTCGGTCTCTGGCTCTCCGTGCACCAGTGGGACTTCCAGCTGCCCAACCGGCCCTTCGTCGGGCTGGACAACTACAAGGAGCTGTTTTCCAGCGACTCGGCCGTCTACGGCGACTGGTGGCAGAGCGTCCGGGCGACGGCGATCTTCACGGTCTTCGCGGTGCCGCTGCTGGTGGTCGTCCCGCTCGGGCTGGCGCTGCTGCTGAACCGCTCGTTCCCCGGCCGGACCTTCTTCCGGGCGATCTACTTCGCGCCGTACGTGCTGGGCGTGGCGGTGATCGGCCTGCTCTGGCGGTTCCTGCTCGACGCCAACCTGGGCCTGGTCAACCGGATCGCCGGGATGGTCGGGCTGCCGGCCGACACCCCGTGGGTGACGGCCGTGCCGTGGGCCTGGGTCTCGCTGGTCGGGGTGACCGTGTGGTGGACCTCCGGCTTCAACGCGGTGATCTACCTGGCCGGGCTCCAGGACATCCCGCAGGAGCTGTACGAGGCGGCGAAGGTGGACGGCGCGAGCGCCTGGGAACGGTTCCGGCACGTCACGCTCCCCGGGCTGCGTCCGGTGCTGCTCTTCGTGATCACCACGACCGTGCTCGCCTCGGCGAACGTGTTCGGCCAGTCGTTCCTGATCACCCAGGGCGCGCCGGGCACGGAGACCCGCACGGTGGTCTGGTTCATCGTCGAGGAGGGGCTGCGGGACAACGACGCCGGCCGTGCCGCCGCGATGAGCATCGTGTTCGCGCTGATGCTGGCGGTCGTGAGCATCGCCAACTTCCGCCTCTTCCGCTACCGGGAAGACTGA
- a CDS encoding LacI family DNA-binding transcriptional regulator translates to MRHRLKDVAERAGVSVKTVSNVVNGYVHVRPDTRARVEEAIAELNYRPNLSARNLRKGRTGIIAFAVPELDIPYFAELARHVVTAAAELGWTVLIDQTGGGREQERAVASGITEHLIDGLIFSPLALTAEDLTGLAGTPLVLLGERVDHGPADHVGIDNVGAAREITAHLAGLGRRRIAAIGSQRTPEGASARLRLAGYTAALADAGLPYDERLVAPATAWHRADGAAAMRGLLTSGVRPDAVFCFNDTLALGVLRALHEAGLRVPEDVAVAGFDDIEDGRFSVPTLSTIAPDKERIARLAVELLAGRIDGDRTAPPRELSAPWRLAPRESTLGR, encoded by the coding sequence GTGCGGCACAGGCTGAAGGACGTGGCGGAGCGCGCCGGCGTGTCGGTGAAGACCGTCTCCAACGTGGTCAACGGCTATGTGCACGTCCGGCCCGACACCCGGGCCCGGGTCGAGGAGGCCATCGCCGAGCTGAACTACCGGCCCAACCTCTCCGCGCGCAACCTCCGCAAGGGGCGCACCGGGATCATCGCGTTCGCGGTCCCCGAACTGGACATCCCCTACTTCGCCGAACTGGCCCGGCACGTCGTCACGGCCGCGGCCGAGCTGGGCTGGACGGTGCTGATCGACCAGACCGGCGGCGGTCGGGAGCAGGAGCGGGCGGTCGCGTCGGGCATCACCGAGCACCTGATCGACGGGCTGATCTTCAGCCCGCTGGCGCTCACCGCCGAGGACCTCACCGGGCTGGCCGGCACCCCGCTGGTGCTGCTCGGCGAGCGGGTCGACCACGGTCCCGCCGACCACGTCGGGATCGACAACGTGGGCGCCGCCCGGGAGATCACCGCCCACCTGGCCGGTCTCGGCCGGCGCCGGATCGCCGCCATCGGCTCGCAGCGCACCCCCGAGGGGGCCAGCGCACGGCTGCGGCTCGCCGGCTACACCGCCGCGCTCGCCGACGCCGGCCTCCCGTACGACGAGCGGCTGGTGGCGCCCGCGACGGCCTGGCACCGCGCGGACGGCGCCGCCGCGATGCGCGGCCTGCTGACCTCCGGCGTACGCCCCGATGCGGTCTTCTGCTTCAACGACACCCTCGCCCTGGGCGTCCTGCGCGCCCTGCACGAGGCGGGCCTGCGCGTCCCCGAGGACGTGGCGGTGGCCGGTTTCGACGACATCGAGGACGGCCGCTTCTCCGTGCCCACCCTGAGCACCATCGCGCCGGACAAGGAGCGCATCGCCCGGCTGGCGGTGGAACTGCTCGCCGGCCGGATCGACGGCGACCGCACCGCCCCGCCCCGGGAACTCTCGGCTCCCTGGCGCCTGGCCCCCCGCGAGAGCACCCTCGGCCGCTGA
- a CDS encoding glycoside hydrolase family 43 protein, which translates to MTVGTTRRRGAAAVLAAALLVAGCGGGEEPSSTGDDARMFTNPVVRTDAPDPQAIRVGDTWYLFHTNAGGRNVPVLTSPDLVDWTPAGDALPELPAWADAGKTWAPEAIELAPDRFALYYTVAGRESGRQCVGRAVASAPQGPYRDDSAGPLICQAELGGAIDASPFRDADGSLWLLWKNDGNAIGVDTWIWSQRLSDDGLRLVGEPTKLLKQTEPWEGTLIEGPFLHRHDGRLFLFFAANAYDRAEYAEGYAICESPAGPCVKAPENPILKTNEVASGPGHASMVVEDGRTWLLYHAWLPGQEGTVDPGRQVWLDEVVWNDGKPVVKGPTAGPQQKP; encoded by the coding sequence ATGACGGTCGGGACGACCCGGCGGCGCGGCGCGGCGGCGGTGCTCGCCGCCGCGCTGCTCGTCGCCGGGTGCGGTGGTGGAGAAGAACCTTCGAGCACGGGAGACGACGCGCGCATGTTCACCAACCCGGTCGTACGCACCGACGCGCCCGACCCGCAGGCGATCCGGGTGGGCGACACCTGGTACCTGTTCCACACGAACGCCGGTGGCCGCAACGTCCCGGTGCTCACCTCCCCGGACCTGGTCGACTGGACCCCGGCCGGGGACGCGCTGCCGGAACTGCCGGCGTGGGCGGACGCCGGGAAGACCTGGGCGCCCGAGGCGATCGAGCTGGCCCCGGACCGGTTCGCGCTCTACTACACCGTCGCCGGGCGCGAGTCGGGGCGGCAGTGCGTCGGGCGGGCCGTGGCGAGCGCGCCGCAGGGGCCGTACCGGGACGACTCGGCCGGTCCGCTGATCTGCCAGGCGGAGCTGGGCGGGGCCATCGACGCCAGCCCGTTCCGGGACGCCGACGGCAGCCTCTGGCTGCTGTGGAAGAACGACGGCAACGCCATCGGGGTGGACACCTGGATCTGGTCGCAGCGCCTCTCCGACGACGGGCTGCGCCTGGTCGGCGAGCCGACGAAGTTGCTGAAGCAGACCGAGCCGTGGGAGGGCACCCTGATCGAGGGCCCGTTCCTGCACCGCCACGACGGCAGGCTGTTCCTGTTCTTCGCCGCGAACGCCTACGACCGGGCCGAATACGCGGAGGGCTACGCGATCTGCGAGTCGCCCGCCGGGCCCTGCGTGAAGGCCCCGGAGAACCCGATCCTGAAGACCAACGAGGTCGCCTCCGGGCCGGGGCACGCCTCGATGGTGGTCGAGGACGGGCGCACCTGGCTGCTCTACCACGCCTGGCTACCGGGCCAGGAGGGCACCGTCGACCCGGGCCGCCAGGTCTGGCTCGACGAGGTCGTCTGGAACGACGGCAAGCCCGTCGTCAAGGGCCCGACGGCGGGGCCGCAGCAGAAACCCTGA
- a CDS encoding ABC transporter substrate-binding protein translates to MMQNEMSRRRLLGLGLGLGAAASLTLAGCGGDDDSSGPAAGNGGKDYTGPKVDLKLWNGFTGGDGDIFKALVNQFNTEHQNIAVSIATYQWEDYYNKLPGAASSGAGPDIAVMHMDQLATFAARGVITELDDVAKTLELSEGDFAPTVWKGGLYNSKRYGIPLDMHPLGFYYNKGVMQKAGLDPNKPPTTKDEYTAALTELKKSGVQGFWVSPFQFTGGMTFYSLLHQWGGSVFDAEATKATFNSDQAVEACTWLTDLIKQGHSPANVGQDADYLAFKSGKNAFNWNGIWQINDLKKSPDIQWGVAPLPQIGTQPAAWANSHNFTIVKQRANDANKVSAAKVFINWLSQHSLDWAKGGQVPARKAVRDSADFKALAEVNALAPELEYAAFPPAAPGLGEVMTTFYNSFNEAALGKKSPKQALDDGVTKANKQLEDNRKKYGS, encoded by the coding sequence ATGATGCAGAACGAAATGAGCCGGCGGCGCCTGCTCGGCCTCGGCCTCGGGCTCGGCGCCGCGGCCTCGTTGACCCTGGCCGGGTGCGGCGGCGACGACGACAGTTCGGGCCCGGCGGCCGGCAACGGCGGCAAGGACTACACCGGCCCGAAGGTGGACCTGAAGCTGTGGAACGGCTTCACCGGCGGCGACGGCGACATCTTCAAGGCGCTGGTGAACCAGTTCAACACCGAGCACCAGAACATCGCCGTCTCGATCGCCACGTACCAGTGGGAGGACTACTACAACAAGCTCCCCGGCGCGGCCTCCAGCGGCGCCGGCCCGGACATCGCGGTCATGCACATGGACCAGCTCGCCACCTTCGCCGCGCGCGGGGTGATCACCGAGCTGGACGACGTCGCCAAGACCCTGGAGCTGTCGGAGGGCGACTTCGCCCCCACCGTCTGGAAGGGCGGGCTCTACAACTCCAAGCGGTACGGCATCCCGCTGGACATGCACCCCCTCGGCTTCTACTACAACAAGGGGGTCATGCAGAAGGCCGGCCTGGACCCGAACAAGCCGCCGACGACGAAGGACGAGTACACCGCCGCGCTGACCGAGCTGAAGAAGTCCGGGGTGCAGGGCTTCTGGGTCAGCCCGTTCCAGTTCACCGGCGGCATGACCTTCTACTCACTGCTGCACCAGTGGGGCGGCAGCGTCTTCGACGCCGAGGCCACCAAGGCCACCTTCAACTCCGACCAGGCCGTCGAGGCGTGCACCTGGCTGACCGACCTGATCAAGCAGGGCCACTCCCCGGCCAACGTCGGCCAGGACGCCGACTACCTGGCCTTCAAGAGCGGCAAGAACGCGTTCAACTGGAACGGCATCTGGCAGATCAACGACCTCAAGAAGAGCCCCGACATCCAGTGGGGCGTCGCGCCCCTGCCGCAGATCGGCACGCAGCCGGCCGCCTGGGCCAACTCGCACAACTTCACGATCGTCAAGCAGCGGGCCAACGACGCCAACAAGGTCTCCGCGGCGAAGGTCTTCATCAACTGGCTCAGCCAGCACTCCCTGGACTGGGCCAAGGGCGGCCAGGTCCCGGCCCGCAAGGCCGTGCGGGACAGCGCCGACTTCAAGGCGCTGGCCGAGGTCAACGCGCTCGCCCCCGAGCTGGAGTACGCGGCCTTCCCGCCGGCGGCCCCGGGCCTCGGTGAGGTCATGACGACCTTCTACAACTCGTTCAACGAGGCGGCGCTGGGCAAGAAGTCGCCGAAGCAGGCGCTGGACGACGGGGTGACCAAGGCGAACAAGCAGCTGGAGGACAACCGCAAGAAGTACGGGAGCTGA